From the genome of Syngnathoides biaculeatus isolate LvHL_M chromosome 4, ASM1980259v1, whole genome shotgun sequence:
CTTGTGACCACAGTACCTGGTAAGTCTTTTCGAAGCTCTCTCTAGGTGTTCCTTCGCACTTGCACAagtcttctgattattctttgcgttcctctgtcagaaagctTGCAAAGAGCACCTGATGGAGGCAAATTTATGCtggtatgattggctttccacgTTGATTTTGTGACCCCGAGCGTGTTAACCTGAAGGTTCAGCAGCTTACATGTGCGCCTGTCCCCAATGTCATCGTTATGTTTCGCAGCAATTAATTTGCGGTGGTCCTGAGACAGCTCTCTGCTCTTGGCAATCATGAGATGCGTCTTGAATCATACCTTGCCAATGAGCACCGGCTGATATTTATTCGCATTGACAAGGGGCaggattgctgtttgattattgatagattttaggtgttgtATTCTCTTTCCCTGCTGTTTTGCACCTCctttcatgtgttcaatacttttttccccgtgtcgtttcacatttttacacacaacttaacttcagatcttatttgttctactctGATGAATTCTTCAGGTcagtagcacctttggaaatatatttagcgAGAAAAATTGCGTGCAAGAGTTCACTTTCGCACATAAACAGTCCGTTATTGTGTgatgcaaaatggctgcctcatcctggcacttcagctcacagatccctctggtgtatagCAACAAAAAGATTACAGTGGCATTAACGCGAAAGACAGCTTGAGTGACAAAAAAGGTGTAAAAGTCAGTGTAAAAGATcccaaaaatagaaataaaaacaactgaGAAGACAAAGATACATTTGTGTTAATTTTCACAGAAAAGGCAAATTTGGCAATAGGACAAAAATTATAGGTTGATAGATACCAGGAGACCAGTGCGGGGCGTTAGCGGCCTGGATGGGGTCGAACTCGTTGCGACCCCGAAGTGTTATTAGTGCTATTGAAGATGAACCAAAAGAGAAATATCATCTTCTGTTACGGAACAACAATgttcctcttttttcttttgttcttatGGTATGCGTGCACTATACTACATTACACTGCACTATActatacagggatgagaattttccgccgatcggcggatttccgactttttcagaccaaaatggccattctcgagataagcgcaaatccgttgagaaaatttcagggttATCGTGCGCCTCCCTCTCGGTGGTGATCttcgagctgcaagttcagcttagtgctcgCACaggcacgactatcatatgccgttctaacttgttCGGTAgtgtaaatgtttgcattttgcgacataaacattaaaacttgtttgcggcagattactcgattggacaacagagttatacagtataacgatccaatcgtgttagtggttaattgaGTTTTgcgttctcggttctcagaaatcgcagtgtaacttgttagttagccaagtaatggcgcgtgggacttagatagcggcaactgagcgacggtgtgttcaaagttttacgatggcgaaagtgtgacaaaaaaaaaaggatgaagatcgagcgagggcaattgacaaggatgctggaatcaaaaactgtttcagacgggcatggcttgaaaaaagtgtaaccgtgcagataggaccgaaaacggtatcaacatatCTAagcaaacacatacaaaaagtgaacATTCCCAGCAAAGTGTTGTGGAcgctgtgttccgataggagcaaaaaatatccaggagggaaaccccccccccattgacagacattttcagtgtttttccaaattggtcattctcatccctgactaTACTATTTTATACAAAACTTTACTATATATTTGACAGCTCTTACAGGTCAGGTCCACCAAGTATCCTGCTGAgaccattaaataaaaatgtaatgaaaataagAATGTTGCCTTGTACATGAAGGCAGTTATCTTGTAATACGCCCAAAAGGTCAaacttgaacagttttttttctttttttttaaacccaacaTTAGCTAGAAATACACTCATACAATCCAGCTGCGGTGGACATGCACTAATAGCGAGGTGTCAGCGTGAGACGCCTGGCGCAAACCTCAGGAATTAAGTGTTCAGTACCTTGCTCAACGGCACCCCTGCAGATTTGTTTTCTTGGGAAGTAAGCAAGTAAAGGGAGGGACTTGAACCCGTCGCCCTGTATTCTGCACTATGCAGATCTTCACCGTTTCTTGCTCTGACTTGTTTTATCCGGTTTGGCAGATACAAGACTCAAGTGCGACCCAAGTAGTCAACCCTAAAAGTGCAAAATGTGATCCAATATCAAGGATAAGTTTGCTGATTTAGAAAAATGTTTACGACTGCACTTGTGGCATCACATCATGCCAAGAGATCTTGTAAACATTtgaattaccccccccccccccaaaaaaaaaaacaaacaattattcaAACATCTGTAAGATCTTTTGAAATTTAAAGTATACCAGTACAACattaataaaaagcaaaaaatgatttgaaaggaTAATCACCAAGATTTCAATCAAAATTGAGTATGACTCCGACCCTCACctttgggcatgagctgtgggtcgtgactgaaaaaacaagatcccgtatacaagtggccaaaatgagtttcctccaggctctcccttagagagatggtgagaagctcggtcatcccggaggggctcagtgtcgagccgctgctcctctgcattgagaggagccagatgaggtggctggggcatcagatccggatgcctcccggacgcctccctgatgaagtgttccgggcacatcccaccggaaagagaccccgaggacgacccaggatacgCCGgtgagactgtgtctctcggctggcttgggaacgcctcgggaccCCTCTGTAAGAACTAGTTgctggggaaggggaagtctggatatccctgctgaagctacttcccctgcgatctgacccggaaaagcggttgataatggatggagggatgaatgacTATGACTCCTTTATAAAGGGATGACTTTTAATTCATCTCTTTATTGCACCTCATTATGAAAGTGTGCTTAATGCACATTGTTACACGGCAAGCTGACAAATAGTGTATTGCTCAATATGTACTTTCTATAATGTCCATCTATTTTGAATACATCCTACTTCAGCGTACCTTCTCGTGCCAcacacagatttgaaaaatgtccttTCCTCATAATACTCTGAAACAGTATTTCAAGACAGTAACCATCCTAATAGGTTTGTGGCACAATCCTACACTGTGGTGTGTTTGTTTAGCAGACTGTACTGTTCTCCTTTGTACTTGTACCTCATTTTTCTCTCATGTAACATACTCCAGTGTTGTATTGTGCGAGCACGGCTGTTGGCTCGCCGACATTTAAAACTCCCGGAACGCATTTTGGTGAGATGCAGCAAGCTCGTCGACGTGCCTTGTGAGGCTCGGAGCGAAATTTGCACCGCCTCCCTCCCATTGGACAGCTTCTGCGCGAGGGCGCGGCGAGCAAGAAATGTGAGCCTCGCGAAGCCATGCCCTCCGCGAGGAGACATGGAGCGCCGTGTACACGGGATTCTTCTCCGAGCAAACGGGCGGCTGTGTCAAGTAGAAAAGTAGAAAAGCTCGGCGTTTGAAAAGGCGCACTTGGGGAGCAGAGCGGGCCCGTCGAGGATGGAGAGTGCTTTTGACGCACAGAATCTGATCTCCATTTCTTTGAGGAAAATCCAGAGCTCCAGGACGCAGCGAGGAGGCATCAAGCTCCACAAGAACTTGCTGGTCACGTACGTGCTGAGAAACGCCAGGCAGTTTTATATGAGCAAGAACTTGTCGCCCACGCCGCGGACGCGGCAGTACGAGGATGTGGCCGCGGCCCGCGAGACGCAAGAGTACCTCCAGCTGAGCGGGGGCTTGACGGACTTGGCCAGTGACTTCTACTGCAACTTTGGCGGCGTCGACTCGGATACTTGGCGCTGCGGAGCggctcagcagcagcagcagcagcagcaaccccCGCCGTCGCAGCGGCAgcaccaccaccagcaccagCAACCCGACTGCCAGTCTGTACAGGCGGCGCACCAAGGCGCGTCGGCGTGCGCGATGGTTCCTCCGAGCGACTCCGCAGAGCTCATGCAAGTGGCGGAAGGCTTTTGGACTTGCGCGGACAAACCCGCCTGGGACTCACTGCACGGCCCGAGCGCGCAGGTCAACCACAAGACCGTCCTGGACCTGGACACGCATGTGGTCACCACCGTCACCAATGGATACTTCCACTCGGACTGTTGCGCGCAGCCCAAACACTTTCAGGGCGCGCAGTGCTACTCCAAAAAGAGACGGTTGGACACAAGCGAGCATGTGGCGGAGTCAGACTTGTACTTGTCGGACTTTGGGCCGGTGCCGTGCAAACGGCCGAGGACTGACGAGGACGCACTTTCAGACTCGGAGCCCTTGGACTCCACCAACATCTCCAACCTGATCTCGGTCTTGGGCTCAGGTGGACTCTCTGAGTTTGTCAGCTGGCAGCACGCGGACCTGGAGCAAATATTTGCCTCGCCAACTTTGAGTTTAAAACACACTTTGCTCACGGGCAGCGGGTGGACGCGAGCAATCGAAGCATTTTGATTTGTATTACGCTTTGCTTTGTGCTGTTTGATTTGGTTGCTTGTTAATAAAACAAACGTGTCACCATTGAAACGCTTCCCTCTGCTCTGTTTTTGACAGAtttcacatggagacaaattcAAGTACAAGCTGACAGATAGCCCGATGTATACACGACGTGTGTGCACCAGAATAAAATAGCAAAATTGTTTTCTAGTGGGTTGGAGTATAGTTGCGAGCAAGCGTCTCTGGCTTGTTGACGACGAGCTCATTTTCATTTGGAGGGGATTTTTGCAGCCACGTTGGAAGAGCTCCCCCACGTGGCCAGCGTGAAGAAGTGCACGCCCACCGCCCACGCGCACCGGCCGTGTGCCcttgtttggaaaaacaaaaacaaaacaattcagaAATACGTCATCCGGGGCACAATTCACATCTACGTAAAGCATAATTAGGTTTCCAAGCGAATTATTGACAAAATAAGATCATTTCGCATTCTCCGTGATTAAAGGTGAACATATTTGAAGCACATTAGAATGAGTTGGATTTATATCGGAAGCGCAGGTAGGACTGCATGGCGTGTAAAAGGGCTCGCAGTTGTCTGGGCTGCACGGGAGGGGGTGAGGGCGCCCGCGAGGCTTAGAATAGATCGCAAACCCAACGCGCCGAGCTGCTCGTCCTTGACGGCAGTTGGGACATGACGGCCGCAAGCTTTGACGTCTTCACAGACTCGGGCGCGTCGTCGATCTGACACCATGTTGGCCCTTTTTGTCAGAACCACGGTGAGTGGAGTTTGCGGGCAATGCACGGCATCGGGTTTGCAGGGATGGACGCACCCCGACTTGTTTTGGCACTCTTCGCTGATTGACTTGGAGGCCATGGTCTCTTTGCCGTGGCGCTAGCCAAACGAAACCCAGTTGGCTTCGTCCTTGGTAGCACACGGCTGCTTTTGGAGCAGGCTGGTCCGTGCCCGTCCGCGAAGGCTGCTAAACGGCACTTTCGAATCTtgctacatttacatttatagaTATAATAGATGGTGTTTTATTGTACCTCGCTGTCGCTTAATGCTGTCCAAATctattttgctatgttatgtgAGAATGATAAACCGGAAGCTCCGTAATAAACACACGCTCTTAACATAAAAGACACAAGGACCCGCGTAGTGGCTCGTTATTAAACACGCAACATGTGTAATATACAAAATGGGTAAGCGGTCTGCACATATTCACATTTGCAATCATGGGATTATTGGACTAATAAGTGCATAGTGGTTAGCGCGTGTGCCTCGCAGTTCTTTGGGCGTGGGTTCTAAACTTTGCTGCTAgcccctgtttggagtttgcgtgtgtgtcacccccctccctcccaaaaaaaaaaacaaaaaaaaaaaaccggtcGGTTGGTTAAAGTAACTCAAGTTATCCAGAAGTGGGAAAGTTTTGTCTGCATGTGTCCTGAAGATGGGCTGGACGACAGCCACGCCCACTCCTCCAGTCCAATAACAACAGcgagtacagaaaatggatacatgAATAACATGCATTTAATGTAGAGGAGTATGAGAAGTAGCAGTAGTAATGACGTATTACTACTTATAGCCAAAAGAGACAATATATTTTTCTATGAACAATTATATAAAAAGTTATAAAGTGGCTCCAAATACCATGTaccaaattccttgtgtgtcatGAAAGCCAATAAAAGCTGCCTGTGATTCTGAAAAATGTTTGCGGCGTTAACGTTTTATGTGAGAAGACCACGCGTGACGAGCGCAAACTTTATTTGGCTTCACACATCCCTTGCATGTGCCCGTGTTTGTTGCACCATTCCAAAGGTCCGGCGTCTATTTTAAGTTAGCACGGTGCGCACCGTCACATCTGCTTTGTAGTTTTGATGTCAGTTTTCAAAGACTCGGGTTCTTTTCTTTAAACatgtaaaaataatgtttatgaCACTAAACAAGCTTATCGCATTGCAAACTAGGTTCTCATTACCATCCGAGACTCCTGATAGGTTTTGTTAATGTTTGACAACAGGGCGACATATTGATTGATGCTCATCTGATATTGAGCAGATATGTAGGCCAGATTGGGCTGGAGTGCGTAGCCAAATGTTCGAGACTTGTTGGGCACATGGCTGAGTCAACTGAGGTGCTCGATAGtcgtaattgtttttttgtcggCAGGATTATGCAAAACCAGAGCTTTGTAGAGGGCCAATTGAATGCAGTGTAAGATATCTTGACATTACATAACACATTTTCCTGCATTAGTATTGATCATATAAATACTCTGTAATGTGAAGATCCACACTTGGAtgatgaccccaagtatttatttGGAAGTCTTTGTGGTTGTAATCtccaaac
Proteins encoded in this window:
- the LOC133499367 gene encoding immediate early response gene 5-like protein yields the protein MESAFDAQNLISISLRKIQSSRTQRGGIKLHKNLLVTYVLRNARQFYMSKNLSPTPRTRQYEDVAAARETQEYLQLSGGLTDLASDFYCNFGGVDSDTWRCGAAQQQQQQQQPPPSQRQHHHQHQQPDCQSVQAAHQGASACAMVPPSDSAELMQVAEGFWTCADKPAWDSLHGPSAQVNHKTVLDLDTHVVTTVTNGYFHSDCCAQPKHFQGAQCYSKKRRLDTSEHVAESDLYLSDFGPVPCKRPRTDEDALSDSEPLDSTNISNLISVLGSGGLSEFVSWQHADLEQIFASPTLSLKHTLLTGSGWTRAIEAF